The following coding sequences are from one Paenibacillus sp. JDR-2 window:
- the rplX gene encoding 50S ribosomal protein L24 — protein sequence MPRLKKILESHNNKLHVKKDDTVIVISGKDKGKKGRVIAAYPRENRVLVEGVNFVKKHTRPSQVNPQGGIIEQEAPVHVSNVMHIDPKSGKVTRIGYKVLDNGKKVRYAKRSGEVID from the coding sequence ATGCCAAGACTGAAAAAGATTCTTGAATCGCACAACAACAAGCTTCACGTTAAAAAAGACGACACGGTTATCGTTATCTCCGGTAAGGATAAAGGCAAAAAAGGTCGTGTAATCGCTGCGTATCCGCGTGAAAACCGCGTACTCGTAGAAGGCGTGAACTTTGTTAAAAAGCATACTCGTCCGTCCCAAGTGAACCCACAAGGCGGAATTATCGAGCAAGAAGCTCCAGTTCACGTTTCCAACGTGATGCACATTGATCCGAAGAGCGGTAAAGTTACTCGTATCGGATACAAAGTGCTGGACAACGGCAAAAAAGTCCGGTACGCAAAACGTTCCGGCGAAGTGATCGACTAA
- the rplP gene encoding 50S ribosomal protein L16, giving the protein MLVPKRVKHRKQQRGNMRGRAKGGTEVAFGEYGLQALEPTWITNRQIEAARIAMTRYIKRGGKVWIKIFPHKPITQKPLEVRMGSGKGNVEKWVAVVKPGKIMFELAGVSEEVAREAMRLASHKLPIKTKFVKREEVGGEANES; this is encoded by the coding sequence ATGTTGGTACCTAAACGTGTCAAACACCGTAAGCAACAACGCGGAAATATGAGAGGTCGCGCTAAAGGCGGCACTGAAGTAGCTTTCGGCGAATACGGCTTGCAAGCTCTTGAACCAACTTGGATTACGAACCGTCAAATTGAAGCGGCTCGTATCGCAATGACTCGTTATATCAAGCGTGGCGGTAAAGTGTGGATTAAAATCTTCCCACATAAACCGATCACTCAAAAGCCTCTCGAAGTTCGGATGGGTAGCGGTAAAGGTAACGTGGAAAAATGGGTTGCAGTCGTGAAACCAGGCAAGATCATGTTTGAACTGGCTGGTGTTTCCGAAGAAGTCGCTCGTGAAGCGATGCGCCTCGCGTCCCACAAACTGCCGATCAAAACGAAGTTCGTGAAACGCGAAGAAGTAGGTGGTGAAGCAAATGAAAGCTAG
- the rplD gene encoding 50S ribosomal protein L4, giving the protein MPKVTVFNVSGSEVGEIELADSVFGIEPNSHVLHSAVLLQQAAERAGTHKTKGRSEVRGGGRKPWKQKGTGRARQGSIRSPQWVGGGTVFGPTPRSYGFKLPKKVRRLAIKSALSSKVIANEIVVLDQLTFAAPKTKEFAAILNNLKADRKALVVLPAYDDNVALSARNIPGVKFVAADGINVLDVLVHDKLIITKEAVEKVQEVFA; this is encoded by the coding sequence ATGCCTAAAGTTACAGTATTTAACGTGAGTGGCTCTGAAGTTGGTGAAATCGAATTGGCGGACAGCGTATTCGGTATCGAGCCTAACTCTCATGTACTGCATAGCGCTGTATTGCTTCAGCAAGCTGCTGAGCGTGCAGGTACGCACAAAACAAAAGGACGCTCCGAAGTACGCGGCGGCGGTCGTAAACCTTGGAAACAAAAAGGTACTGGCCGTGCTCGTCAAGGTAGCATTCGTTCGCCACAATGGGTTGGCGGCGGTACAGTATTTGGACCGACTCCGCGCTCTTATGGCTTTAAACTTCCTAAGAAGGTTCGCCGTCTGGCGATTAAATCCGCATTGTCTTCCAAAGTGATCGCTAACGAGATCGTCGTTCTTGATCAATTGACATTCGCGGCTCCTAAAACGAAGGAATTCGCAGCAATCTTGAACAACCTGAAAGCTGATCGCAAAGCACTTGTTGTTTTGCCAGCTTATGATGACAATGTAGCATTGTCCGCTCGCAATATTCCAGGTGTTAAATTCGTCGCTGCTGACGGCATTAATGTTCTGGATGTATTGGTGCATGACAAGCTCATCATCACGAAAGAAGCCGTAGAGAAAGTACAGGAGGTGTTTGCATAA
- the rplE gene encoding 50S ribosomal protein L5, whose protein sequence is MAARLKDKFLNDITPALMQKFNYTTVMQVPKIEKVVINMGVGEAVANSKVLDVAVDELRQISGQKPVVTRAKKSIAGFKLRENMPIGVKVTLRGERMYYFLDKLFNISLPRVRDFRGVSTKAFDGRGNYTLGLKEQLIFPEIEYDKVDKVRGMDIVIVTTAKTDEESRELLTQMGMPFAK, encoded by the coding sequence ATGGCAGCAAGATTGAAAGATAAATTTCTTAACGATATTACGCCTGCATTGATGCAGAAGTTTAACTATACGACTGTAATGCAAGTGCCGAAGATCGAGAAAGTTGTCATCAACATGGGTGTTGGCGAAGCGGTTGCTAACTCCAAAGTGCTTGATGTCGCTGTCGACGAACTTCGTCAAATCTCCGGTCAAAAGCCGGTTGTAACTCGTGCGAAGAAGTCCATCGCGGGCTTTAAACTTCGTGAGAACATGCCAATCGGGGTTAAAGTAACACTGCGCGGCGAGCGCATGTACTACTTCCTTGACAAGCTGTTCAACATCTCGCTCCCACGCGTACGTGACTTCCGCGGTGTATCGACGAAAGCATTCGACGGTCGCGGTAACTACACGCTTGGCCTGAAAGAGCAACTCATCTTCCCAGAGATCGAGTATGATAAAGTTGATAAAGTTCGTGGTATGGACATCGTCATCGTCACGACGGCAAAAACGGACGAAGAATCTCGTGAACTGCTTACCCAAATGGGCATGCCGTTCGCGAAGTAA
- the rplW gene encoding 50S ribosomal protein L23: MKDPRDIIKRPVITERTSDFMAVKRYVFEVDLRANKTEIKDAIEQIFKVKVTSVNTMRVAGKPKRYGKYNGYRPDWKKAIVQLSAESKELEFFETSV, translated from the coding sequence ATGAAAGATCCTCGCGATATTATCAAACGCCCTGTTATTACGGAACGCACAAGTGACTTCATGGCGGTTAAGCGCTATGTATTCGAAGTTGACCTTCGTGCGAACAAAACCGAAATTAAAGATGCTATTGAGCAAATCTTTAAAGTAAAAGTAACGAGCGTTAATACTATGCGTGTTGCCGGTAAGCCGAAACGCTACGGTAAATACAATGGTTATAGACCTGATTGGAAAAAAGCAATCGTTCAGCTTAGCGCTGAAAGCAAAGAACTTGAATTCTTTGAAACGTCTGTTTAG
- a CDS encoding ABC transporter permease: MPVWLNGAFELGLLYSLMALGVYITFRILDFPDLTVDASFTTGAGVAAVLITNGTSPWLACLAAFGAGAAAGAITGLLHTKGKINGLLSGILMMIALYSVNMRIMGKPNIGLMGSDISTVFSGVKVLVLMPIVVVIIKVLLDLFFKTDLGLSLRATGDNERMIRSFGTNTDTTKIMGIALSNGLVALSGSFVAQQSGFADITMGVGMIVIGLASVIIGEALFGAKTVFRATLAVVLGSIVYRIIIGLAYQSDFFEASDLKLITAVIVIIALVFPSLQKSWKQKRMAQKRTAALLNSVEQKGGGR, encoded by the coding sequence GTGCCAGTATGGTTGAATGGTGCTTTTGAGCTAGGTTTACTTTATTCCTTAATGGCTCTAGGCGTTTATATTACATTTCGCATTCTTGATTTTCCCGATCTCACGGTTGATGCAAGCTTCACAACCGGAGCAGGGGTAGCAGCAGTTCTGATTACGAACGGCACTTCGCCATGGCTCGCATGTCTTGCGGCATTTGGCGCCGGAGCTGCCGCAGGTGCAATTACAGGCTTGCTGCACACGAAAGGAAAAATCAACGGATTGTTATCCGGTATTTTGATGATGATCGCGCTCTATTCCGTTAATATGCGGATTATGGGCAAGCCGAACATCGGACTTATGGGATCGGACATCTCGACTGTGTTTTCGGGAGTTAAGGTTCTTGTGCTTATGCCGATTGTCGTTGTAATTATTAAGGTTCTGCTTGATTTGTTCTTCAAGACGGATCTTGGGTTGAGTCTTCGTGCTACTGGTGATAACGAGCGCATGATCCGAAGCTTTGGCACAAATACAGATACGACTAAGATTATGGGTATTGCGTTATCAAACGGTCTGGTCGCTTTGTCGGGTTCGTTTGTCGCTCAGCAAAGCGGATTTGCCGATATTACGATGGGTGTCGGGATGATTGTTATCGGTCTCGCATCGGTTATTATCGGTGAAGCTCTGTTTGGCGCGAAGACCGTATTCCGGGCGACACTGGCAGTTGTGCTTGGCTCGATCGTTTATCGTATTATTATCGGTCTTGCTTATCAAAGCGACTTCTTCGAAGCATCCGATCTCAAACTGATTACTGCCGTTATCGTTATTATCGCGCTAGTCTTCCCGTCTCTTCAGAAATCGTGGAAACAAAAGAGGATGGCCCAAAAACGCACAGCAGCTCTTTTGAATAGCGTTGAACAAAAAGGGGGCGGACGCTGA
- the rplV gene encoding 50S ribosomal protein L22 produces MPEAKAHANFVRIAPRKAQLVADLIRGKQVGEAIAILRHTPKSASPILEKLLNSAIANAEHNYQLDVNKLVITQAFVNQGPTMKRFRPRAMGRASRINKRTSHITLVVSEK; encoded by the coding sequence ATGCCAGAAGCTAAAGCGCACGCTAATTTCGTACGCATTGCTCCTCGTAAAGCACAGCTGGTTGCGGACTTGATCCGTGGCAAGCAAGTAGGTGAAGCGATCGCGATTTTGCGTCATACACCGAAATCTGCTTCCCCAATCCTGGAGAAGTTGCTGAACTCTGCTATTGCTAACGCTGAGCATAACTACCAATTGGACGTGAACAAACTGGTTATCACACAAGCGTTCGTGAACCAAGGTCCGACAATGAAACGTTTCCGCCCTCGTGCAATGGGACGCGCAAGCCGGATCAACAAAAGAACCAGCCACATCACATTGGTTGTATCTGAAAAATAA
- a CDS encoding ABC transporter substrate-binding protein, with product MNKKWLVPLALVLLLVTAACGNSGKNNENTGSGNTADAGNSDAKKSYKISISQIVEHPSLDATKEGFLAALKDAGFVEGENLSVDFNTAQGDQTNNLSIAQKIAGAKADLALGIATPSAQALVQAYSNAGNKAPVLFAAVTDPLSADLVSDLDAPGGNVTGASDTNPDAAVQLMDFIAANFPNVKKVGLVINKGESNAVVMAATAKEALAKHNIELIEAPVTNTSEVKQAGESLIGKVDAMYITLDNVVVSGVDALLQLAKQNHIPFFSSDRDTVEKGAFATVGFKYYDHGYQVGQMAAEILKGKNPGEMKVTKPDKLDLILNLKAAADEGITVTDAMKAGVKDPDNNIIQ from the coding sequence ATGAATAAGAAATGGTTGGTACCGCTTGCTTTAGTACTTTTGCTCGTTACAGCAGCATGTGGGAACAGTGGCAAAAACAACGAGAACACCGGCTCTGGCAATACTGCAGACGCAGGTAATTCTGACGCGAAGAAATCGTATAAGATCTCGATTTCTCAGATCGTTGAGCATCCGTCGCTTGACGCAACAAAAGAAGGTTTTCTTGCAGCATTGAAGGATGCCGGTTTTGTTGAAGGGGAAAACTTGAGCGTAGATTTCAATACAGCACAAGGCGATCAAACGAATAACCTGTCGATCGCTCAAAAGATTGCAGGCGCAAAAGCCGATCTGGCTCTTGGTATTGCAACTCCGTCGGCGCAGGCGCTTGTGCAAGCTTACTCGAATGCCGGCAATAAAGCTCCAGTATTATTCGCAGCTGTAACGGATCCGCTTTCCGCAGATCTGGTTTCCGACCTTGATGCTCCGGGCGGCAACGTAACGGGTGCATCCGATACGAATCCAGATGCAGCCGTTCAACTGATGGACTTCATCGCGGCTAACTTCCCTAACGTGAAAAAGGTTGGTTTGGTCATTAACAAAGGCGAGAGCAATGCGGTTGTTATGGCTGCTACTGCTAAAGAAGCACTTGCTAAACATAATATCGAACTGATTGAAGCACCGGTTACAAACACTTCTGAAGTAAAACAAGCCGGTGAGTCGCTTATCGGTAAAGTAGATGCCATGTACATCACGTTAGATAACGTTGTTGTATCCGGTGTAGACGCGCTTCTGCAATTGGCAAAACAAAACCATATCCCGTTCTTCTCGAGTGACCGCGATACGGTTGAGAAAGGCGCTTTTGCAACTGTAGGCTTTAAATACTACGATCATGGTTACCAAGTAGGCCAAATGGCCGCTGAAATTCTGAAGGGTAAAAATCCGGGCGAGATGAAAGTTACGAAACCGGACAAGCTCGATCTGATTCTTAACCTGAAGGCAGCTGCCGATGAAGGTATTACAGTAACGGATGCCATGAAAGCCGGAGTTAAAGATCCGGACAACAATATCATTCAATAA
- the rpmC gene encoding 50S ribosomal protein L29, whose translation MKASEFRNLTSAEIEVKIAGFKEELFNLRFQLATGQLESPTRIRDVRKNIARAKTILHERQLGISS comes from the coding sequence ATGAAAGCTAGTGAATTTCGCAACCTTACCTCTGCTGAGATTGAAGTAAAAATCGCTGGTTTTAAAGAAGAGCTTTTCAACCTTCGTTTCCAACTGGCTACTGGCCAATTGGAAAGCCCGACACGTATTCGTGACGTGCGTAAGAATATCGCTCGCGCTAAAACCATTTTGCATGAAAGACAACTCGGTATCAGCAGCTAA
- a CDS encoding ABC transporter ATP-binding protein: MLEISKVSKLFNPGTLDEKTALVNTNLAMKPGDFITVIGSNGAGKSTLMNIISGVMKPDTGEVRIEGKNISNLPEFRRSKWIGRVFQDPMAGTAPRMSIEENLAMAYTRGKQRGFSLSINRGRRAIFREQLSRLGIGLENRLSAKVGLLSGGERQALSLLMATFTKPQILLLDEHTAALDPARAELITTLTETLVREMNLTTLMVTHNMEQAIRLGNRLIMMDKGRIILEVNEDRKKDLTVERLLGEFEQISGKKMADDRVVLG, translated from the coding sequence ATGCTGGAAATATCCAAAGTATCAAAGCTTTTTAACCCGGGGACATTAGATGAAAAGACGGCCCTTGTGAATACGAACCTGGCGATGAAGCCAGGGGACTTTATTACGGTTATCGGCAGCAATGGCGCCGGCAAGTCGACTCTGATGAATATCATCTCGGGTGTTATGAAGCCGGATACCGGCGAAGTACGGATCGAGGGCAAAAACATTAGCAATCTGCCGGAGTTCCGCAGAAGCAAATGGATTGGCCGCGTATTCCAGGATCCGATGGCCGGTACTGCGCCTCGGATGTCAATTGAAGAGAATCTGGCGATGGCCTATACTCGCGGAAAGCAGCGTGGTTTCTCGCTAAGCATAAATCGTGGACGCCGCGCTATTTTCCGGGAACAGCTTTCCCGGTTGGGTATCGGGCTTGAGAATCGCTTGAGCGCCAAGGTAGGCCTTTTATCCGGCGGTGAGCGTCAGGCGCTTAGCCTTCTGATGGCTACCTTTACGAAACCCCAGATTCTTTTGCTCGATGAGCATACGGCAGCTCTTGACCCGGCCCGTGCGGAGCTCATCACAACGCTGACCGAAACGCTTGTGCGAGAGATGAACCTAACTACCTTGATGGTTACTCACAATATGGAACAGGCGATTCGGCTCGGCAACCGATTGATCATGATGGATAAAGGCAGAATCATTCTTGAAGTCAATGAAGACCGGAAGAAAGATCTGACTGTAGAACGGCTGCTTGGCGAATTCGAACAGATCAGCGGCAAAAAAATGGCCGACGACCGTGTCGTTCTCGGCTAA
- the rplC gene encoding 50S ribosomal protein L3 — MKGILGKKLGMTQVFTAEGNVVPVTVIEAGPCVVLQKKDQENDGYEAVQFGFSDKKEARAIKPEIGHAKKANTAPKRYVREIRGINLGEYEVGQEVKADLFAEGEFVDVTGISKGKGFAGVIKRWGQSTGPMAHGSRYHRGPGSMGSIQANRVPKGKHLPGHMGHETVTIQKLEIIRVDAERNVILVKGSIPGPKNGFVKVKQTVKN, encoded by the coding sequence ATGAAAGGTATCTTAGGGAAAAAACTTGGTATGACGCAAGTGTTTACCGCTGAAGGTAATGTCGTTCCTGTAACGGTTATCGAAGCTGGTCCTTGTGTAGTTCTCCAGAAGAAAGATCAAGAGAACGATGGTTATGAAGCCGTACAATTCGGTTTCTCCGATAAGAAAGAAGCTAGAGCGATCAAGCCGGAAATCGGTCACGCGAAGAAAGCTAACACAGCTCCTAAGCGCTACGTTCGTGAAATTCGCGGAATTAACTTGGGCGAATATGAAGTTGGCCAAGAAGTAAAGGCTGATCTGTTCGCAGAAGGCGAATTTGTTGACGTAACAGGTATTTCGAAAGGTAAAGGCTTCGCCGGCGTTATCAAACGTTGGGGACAAAGCACGGGTCCTATGGCCCACGGTTCCCGTTACCATCGTGGTCCTGGTTCCATGGGTTCCATTCAAGCGAACCGCGTACCAAAAGGCAAACACCTTCCTGGTCACATGGGTCATGAGACAGTTACGATCCAAAAACTCGAAATTATCCGTGTAGACGCTGAGCGTAATGTGATCCTTGTTAAAGGCTCCATTCCAGGTCCTAAAAACGGTTTCGTTAAAGTGAAACAAACAGTTAAGAACTAA
- the rpsS gene encoding 30S ribosomal protein S19 yields MGRSLKKGPFIDGHLLKKVEVLNETNKKVVIKTWSRRSTIFPQFIGHTIAVYDGRKHVPVYVTEDMVGHKFGEFAPTRTYKGHDDDKKTGKR; encoded by the coding sequence ATGGGTCGCAGTTTAAAAAAAGGTCCGTTTATTGACGGCCACCTGCTTAAAAAGGTCGAGGTTTTGAACGAAACGAATAAAAAAGTCGTTATCAAAACATGGTCCCGTCGCTCGACAATTTTCCCACAGTTCATCGGTCACACGATTGCAGTCTATGACGGCCGCAAGCATGTACCGGTTTATGTTACGGAAGATATGGTTGGACACAAGTTCGGTGAGTTTGCACCGACTCGTACCTACAAAGGCCATGACGATGACAAAAAAACAGGCAAAAGATAA
- the rpsQ gene encoding 30S ribosomal protein S17: MSERNARKVQIGKVVSDKMDKTIVVAVETYKKHDLYHKRIKYTKKFKAHDENNQAKIGDIVKIMETRPLSKDKRFRLVEVVEVAVVL, translated from the coding sequence ATGAGCGAACGTAATGCCCGCAAAGTTCAAATCGGTAAAGTCGTTAGCGATAAAATGGACAAAACAATCGTTGTTGCTGTTGAAACATACAAAAAACACGATTTGTACCATAAACGCATCAAATACACGAAAAAGTTCAAAGCGCATGATGAGAACAATCAAGCGAAAATTGGCGATATCGTGAAAATCATGGAGACTCGTCCACTTTCGAAAGACAAACGCTTCAGATTGGTAGAAGTTGTTGAAGTGGCAGTTGTCCTTTAA
- the rpsC gene encoding 30S ribosomal protein S3 yields the protein MGQKVNPVGLRIGIIRDWESKWYAGKDFGDLLLEDVKIREYLKNKLKDAAVSHIEIERAANRVNVTINTAKPGMVIGKGGSEVESLRTELGKITKGKKVHINISEIKQADLDAILVAESIAQQLERRVSFRRALKQAIQRSMRAGAKGIKTAVSGRLGGAEIARSEGYSEGTVPLHTLRADIDYGTAEAHTTYGRIGVKVWIYRGEVLPAKKKAPQEGGN from the coding sequence GTGGGTCAAAAGGTAAATCCGGTCGGTCTTCGTATCGGGATTATCCGTGATTGGGAATCCAAATGGTACGCTGGCAAAGACTTCGGCGATCTTCTGTTGGAAGACGTGAAAATTCGTGAATACCTGAAGAACAAACTGAAAGATGCAGCAGTATCCCACATCGAGATCGAGCGCGCGGCTAACCGCGTTAACGTAACGATTAACACTGCTAAGCCAGGCATGGTTATCGGCAAAGGCGGTTCTGAAGTAGAAAGCCTTCGTACGGAGCTTGGCAAAATCACTAAAGGCAAAAAAGTTCACATTAACATTTCCGAAATTAAACAAGCAGATCTGGATGCTATTCTTGTAGCTGAAAGCATCGCGCAACAACTGGAGCGTCGTGTTTCTTTCCGTCGTGCTTTGAAACAAGCGATCCAACGTTCGATGCGCGCAGGCGCTAAAGGGATTAAGACTGCTGTCAGCGGTCGTCTCGGCGGTGCTGAAATTGCTCGTTCGGAAGGCTACAGCGAAGGTACAGTACCGCTTCATACACTGCGCGCAGACATCGACTACGGCACAGCTGAAGCACACACTACTTACGGCCGTATCGGCGTAAAAGTATGGATCTATCGCGGCGAAGTCCTTCCAGCTAAGAAGAAAGCTCCCCAGGAAGGAGGCAACTAA
- the rplN gene encoding 50S ribosomal protein L14: MIQPFTRLRVADNSGAKELMCIRVLGGTGRRVGAIGDLIVCSVKQATPGGVVKKGDVVKAVIVRTKRAVRRKDGSYIAFDENAAVIVKEDKSPRGTRIFGPVARELRDKDFMKIVSLAPEVI, encoded by the coding sequence ATGATTCAACCATTTACTCGTTTGCGTGTTGCCGACAACTCCGGAGCTAAAGAACTGATGTGTATTCGTGTTCTTGGCGGTACTGGCCGTCGCGTAGGCGCTATCGGTGACCTGATTGTGTGTTCTGTAAAACAAGCAACACCAGGCGGCGTTGTCAAAAAAGGTGACGTTGTTAAAGCGGTTATCGTTCGTACGAAGCGTGCAGTTCGTCGTAAAGACGGTTCTTACATCGCATTCGATGAGAACGCAGCTGTAATCGTTAAAGAAGATAAGAGCCCGCGCGGTACTCGTATTTTTGGACCTGTTGCCCGTGAGCTTCGCGATAAAGATTTCATGAAAATCGTATCGCTTGCACCAGAGGTTATCTAA
- the tuf gene encoding elongation factor Tu, with the protein MAKAKFERNKPHVNIGTIGHVDHGKTTLTAAITTVLSKKYGGAAIAFDQIDKAPEERERGITISTAHVEYETPNRHYAHVDCPGHADYVKNMITGAAQMDGAILVVSAADGPMPQTREHILLSRQVGVPYIVVFLNKCDMVEDEELLELVEMEVRDLLNEYEFPGDDTPIIRGAAREALQNPDGPWADKIVELFEQVDTYIPTPERDTAKPFLMPVEDVFTITGRGTVATGRIDRGVVKVGDEIEIVGLAEETRKSVVTGVEMFRKLMDSAQAGDNIGALLRGVDRKDIERGQVLAKPASVKPHTNFTAQIYVLTKEEGGRHKPFFTGYRPQFYFRTTDVTGIINLPEGTEMVMPGDNITVTVELIAPIAVEEGTRFSIREGGRTVGAGAVATIQK; encoded by the coding sequence ATGGCAAAGGCTAAATTTGAACGTAATAAACCGCACGTAAATATCGGTACTATCGGTCACGTCGACCATGGTAAAACTACTTTGACAGCTGCTATCACTACTGTACTTTCCAAAAAATACGGTGGCGCGGCAATCGCTTTCGACCAAATCGACAAAGCTCCAGAAGAGCGCGAGCGCGGTATCACGATCTCGACAGCTCACGTTGAGTATGAGACTCCTAACCGTCACTATGCTCACGTTGACTGCCCAGGTCACGCCGACTATGTTAAAAACATGATCACTGGTGCTGCTCAAATGGACGGCGCTATCCTGGTTGTATCCGCAGCTGACGGCCCTATGCCGCAAACTCGCGAGCACATCCTTCTGTCCCGCCAAGTAGGCGTACCTTACATCGTTGTATTCCTGAACAAATGCGACATGGTTGAAGACGAAGAGCTTCTTGAACTGGTTGAGATGGAAGTTCGCGACCTTCTTAACGAGTATGAGTTCCCAGGCGACGACACTCCAATCATCCGTGGTGCAGCTCGTGAAGCTCTGCAAAACCCAGATGGTCCTTGGGCTGACAAAATCGTTGAACTGTTCGAACAAGTTGACACTTACATCCCAACTCCTGAGCGCGACACAGCTAAGCCTTTCCTGATGCCTGTCGAGGACGTATTCACAATCACAGGTCGTGGTACAGTTGCTACTGGCCGTATCGACCGTGGTGTGGTTAAAGTTGGCGACGAGATCGAAATCGTTGGTCTGGCTGAAGAAACTCGCAAATCCGTTGTTACGGGCGTAGAAATGTTCCGTAAACTGATGGATTCCGCTCAAGCGGGCGACAACATCGGCGCACTGCTTCGTGGTGTAGACCGTAAAGACATCGAGCGTGGTCAAGTACTGGCTAAACCGGCTTCGGTTAAACCACACACTAACTTCACTGCTCAAATCTACGTTCTGACTAAAGAAGAGGGTGGCCGTCATAAGCCTTTCTTCACTGGTTACCGTCCACAATTCTATTTCCGTACAACTGACGTAACAGGTATCATCAACCTGCCTGAAGGTACTGAAATGGTAATGCCTGGCGACAACATCACAGTTACTGTAGAACTGATCGCTCCAATCGCGGTTGAAGAAGGAACTCGTTTCTCCATCCGTGAAGGCGGCCGTACTGTAGGCGCTGGCGCTGTTGCAACTATCCAAAAATAA
- the rplB gene encoding 50S ribosomal protein L2, with product MPIKKYKPTSPARRNMSVSTFEEITTSTPEKSLLAPLFKRAGRNNQGKITVRHHGGGHKRKYRIIDFKRTKDGVVGKVASVEYDPNRTSNIALIHYIDGEKAYIIAPKGLKVGDQVVSGPDADIKIGNALPLINIPVGTVIHNIELKPGKGGQLVRAAGTDAQLLGKEGDYVSVRLTSGEVRRILSTCRATIGSVGNEDHELVKIGKAGRSRWMGKRPEVRGVVMNPNDHPHGGGEGRAPIGRKSPMSPWGKPTLGFKTRKKKKASSQYIIRRRTK from the coding sequence GTGCCAATTAAAAAGTACAAACCGACATCCCCGGCTCGTCGTAACATGTCCGTTTCGACTTTTGAAGAGATCACAACAAGCACACCGGAGAAATCCTTGCTTGCTCCGCTTTTCAAAAGAGCTGGTCGTAATAACCAAGGTAAAATTACAGTTCGTCACCATGGCGGCGGACACAAACGTAAATACCGTATCATCGACTTCAAACGTACTAAAGATGGTGTTGTAGGTAAAGTTGCTTCGGTCGAATACGATCCAAACCGTACTTCGAACATCGCTCTGATCCACTACATCGATGGTGAGAAAGCTTACATCATCGCACCTAAAGGTCTGAAAGTTGGCGATCAAGTTGTTTCCGGTCCTGATGCTGACATCAAAATCGGTAACGCTTTGCCACTTATCAACATTCCAGTAGGTACGGTTATCCACAATATCGAATTGAAACCAGGCAAAGGCGGCCAATTGGTTCGCGCAGCTGGTACAGACGCTCAACTTCTTGGTAAAGAAGGCGACTATGTATCCGTTCGTCTGACATCTGGTGAAGTTCGTCGCATTCTGAGCACTTGCCGTGCAACAATCGGTTCCGTTGGCAACGAAGATCACGAACTCGTGAAAATCGGTAAAGCTGGCCGTTCCCGTTGGATGGGCAAACGTCCTGAAGTCCGCGGCGTAGTAATGAACCCGAACGATCACCCACACGGTGGTGGTGAAGGCCGTGCTCCAATCGGTCGTAAATCCCCTATGTCTCCTTGGGGCAAACCGACTCTTGGTTTCAAAACACGCAAGAAGAAAAAAGCATCGAGCCAATATATTATTCGTCGTCGTACGAAGTAA
- the rpsJ gene encoding 30S ribosomal protein S10: MAKQKIRIRLKAYDHRILDQSAEKIVETAKRSGAGVSGPIPLPTEKQIITILRAVHKYKDSREQFEMRTHKRLIDIVNPTPQTVDALMRLDLPSGVDIEIKL; encoded by the coding sequence ATGGCAAAGCAAAAGATTCGTATTCGCTTGAAAGCATACGATCACAGAATTCTTGATCAATCCGCTGAGAAAATCGTGGAAACAGCAAAACGTTCCGGTGCAGGCGTATCCGGGCCGATTCCGCTTCCTACGGAAAAGCAAATCATCACTATTCTCCGTGCGGTGCATAAGTACAAGGATTCCCGGGAGCAATTCGAAATGCGTACACATAAACGCTTGATCGATATTGTTAACCCAACGCCGCAAACGGTTGATGCGTTGATGCGCCTGGATTTACCATCCGGTGTAGATATCGAAATCAAACTGTAA